CCGACCGCTCCCGCGCCGCCTGCCGGCCGTCGCGCGCCCCGTGGTGCGTCGCCTCCGCGGGAACGCCCTGCTCGTGGTCGCCGCCGGCGGCCGCCACCCGGCCGAGGGCCGCGGCGATGTCGCGGCGGGCCAGGTCGTCCTGGTCGAGATGTACCGAGAAAGGTTGGGCAGGCATGTCGCCACCTCCGGGAAGGTCGAGTCCGGTGCCCGGTTCGGGGACGGGCGGGAGGTGCCGGCGATCGACGCGGCGGGAGGTAGCCGTGACCGGACGCGCCACCGGAGTCGACCCGGACAGGCGGCACCCGAGCGCGGAACCTCGATCAGCGGATCGAAGGCCGGCGCGGAAGGCGACCCACGCGGACTCGACCGCGCGTCAACCGCCGGACACGAGGACCGGGGAGGCGAGGGAGCCGGTGGCGCGGGCGCCGGGGTGCGATCACAGCATGCGGCCAACATATCCGCGGTGCTTCCGGGCGCGCCACCGATTTATTCGGGGACTCCGGCACGACGTGGCCGCGCGGCGGAGCGGCGCTCCGGGCGTACCGGAAACCGGCGGACCTGGCGGCGAGGCGGACCGGAAGCGGACCGGGATTCGGGCCGGAAGCGGACCGTGACTCGGGCCGGAAGCGGACCGTGACTCGGGCCAGGAGCGGACCGGGAGCGGACCGGACGTGGAGCGGGCCGGCGGTGGGCCGGCCCGCTGACCATCGGGAGAGCTCAGCCGAGCTGGATGTACACGTCGTCGAGCTGGCCGTGGTACATGTCGCTGGAGGCGCCGAAGTTCGGCCCGCCGATGCGCAGCGGCATGGTGTTGTCGACCGAGAGCGTCGCCGGGATGGTGGTGCGCGAGCCGGGGTTGCCGTCGACCGAGATGGACAGGCTGGTGGCGGTCCGCTCGCAGACGATCTTGTGCCAGCTGCCGTCGGCGAGCGGGCGGGCCGAGGTGGCGGTGAAGGTCTGCCCGGTGCCCTTGCCGGTCATCGCGCACTGGGCGCGCCCGGTCTTGCCGGTGAGCTGCAGCTTCCAGACACTGTCCGCGCCGGCCAGGCCCTTCTGCATGACGTTGGCCTTGCCGTGCAGCTGCGCCTGGGTCACCCGGACGCTGGCCGCCCACCGGAAGTTCCGGGTCCCCGGGTTCAGGTCGGCGTCGTTCGGGGCTTCGAGCAGGGCCTTGCCGCAGGTGCCGGTCGCCGGGCAGACGGCCGGGAAGGCGGCGTAGCGGCCGGCGCCCTCGGTGTTGATCGCGACGGTGCCGTTGTCGGCGCCCCGGACGGTCAGGCTGGAACCCCGGCCGGACAGGTCGGAGATCTTGCCGGCGGTCGCGCCGCCGTCGAAGTTGTAGCGTGCCACCAGGGTCGGCGGCGGGTCCACCACGGGCGCGGCGGCCGCGGGGGCGGCCAGTGCCGGGACCGTCAGGAGAACCAGGGTGGAGAGCGTGAACATCTTCATACCCCAGAAGATGCCTGATAATGCCGGTTTGGGGGGTAATAAACCCGACTAAGTAGATCGTAAGGGGTCAGAGAAGTCCGGCGGACTCCGCGATCAGGCAGACCGCGACCAGGCGCAGCAGCGGCCAACCGGCGCCGCTCCACCCGGCGACAGTGGTCGGCGCGCCACCCGGCTCGGGCAGCGGACGGGACATCCGGACCGCGGCGGCGGCGATGCTGCGCGCGTACGCCGCCAGCCCCTCCGCGTCGATCGTCCGGCCCGCGTCGAGCAGCGCCTCCCGGACAGCGGCGGCGTGCTGGTCGACGACGGCCAGCAGACCGGGCTCGGCGAACGCGGCGGCGAGGCCGTCGACACCGACGCGGGCCATCATCTCGTCGAGGTAGGAATCGGCGGTAACAGCGGCGAAGGCGATGCTCTCGTTCGTCATGCGGAAGAATCTGCCAGGTGCCGCCCGGTCCCGACAGGGGCGTGACCGAACGGCACCTGAGCCGCACCAACCTGCAACCAGCTCAGAGCGGCAGAGCGTCCATGGCCTTGAATATGCGCTTGTCAGAGACGGGGTAGGCGGTCCCCAGGGTCTGCGCGAAGAGGTTGATCCGCAGCTCCTCGATCATCCACCGGATCTCCCGCAGCCCTTCCGCGGCCGGCCCGCCCGGGGCCGCCTCCGCCTTGAGCTCGCGGTACTCCGCCTCGATCTCCTGGATTGCGGTGATCAGCTGCCGGTCGCGCCCCGCGGACCCGCCGAGGCGGTCCAGCCGGTAGCTGATGCCGCGCAGGTAGCGGGGCATGTGGTGCAGCTGCCGCCAGCCGGTCTCGGTCACGAAGCCCGGGTAGACCAGGCCCTTGAGCTGCTGCCGGATGTCGGTGAGCGCGGGCAGCAGCATCGGGTCCTTGACCTGGCGCACCCGCTGGTCCACCTCGTACGCCGTGGCCAGCACCGCCTGCACCTGGGTGACCACGTTCGCCACCGCGTCGACCAGGTCCTCGCGCACCGTGTCGCGCAGCGACGCGAACTCGACCGACGACCAGACCGGCCCACCGGCGTCGGCGACCAGCTTGTCCACCGCCGCGCCCGCGCAGTCGTCCAGCAGGTCGGCGATCGACCGGTACGGGTTGGCCCGGGACAGCTCCAGTTTCGCCCGGTTGTCCAGGCGCCCCTGCAGGAACCGGGCGGCCGGCGGCAGCGTGAGCAGCAGCAGCCGCCGGGTGCCGGCCCGCATCGCGATGCGCTGCTCGGCCTCGGTCTCGAACACCTTCACGCCGACGCTGGCGCCCTCGTCGACCAGGGCCGGCCAGACGTTCACCCGGTAGCCGCCGCGTACCTGCTCGACCCGGTGCGGGAGGGCGCCGAAGTCGTTGGTGGTGATGCCGGTGCGTTCCAGGTCGCCGGCCGCCCGGGAGATGGTGGCCCGCACCTTCGGCGCCAGCTCGCGGCGCAGCACCTCCAGGTCGCGGCCCTCGGCGACGACCTCGCCGGACTCGTTGACGATCCGGAAGTTCATCCGCAGGTGGTCCGGTACCTGGTCGGGCCGCCACGCGTCGCGCGGCACGATGGTGCCGGTGAGCCGGCGCAGCTCGTTGCCGACCGCGTCGGGCAGCGGGCCGCGGCGGGCCGGAATCCGGTCGAGGACGGCCTCGGCCCAGTCCGGGACCGGCACGAAGCTGGTGCGCATGGCCTTGGGGAGGGCGCGGATCAGGGCGATCACGACGTCCTTGCGGAAGCCGGGGACGGACCAGCCGAAGTCCTCCGCGTCGACCTTGTTGATCAGGTCGAGCGGGAGCCGTACGGTGACGCCGTCGGCGTGCTTGCCGGGGTCGAACTCGTAGCGCAGCGGCAGCTTGACCCCGCCCGCGAGCCAGGCGTCCGGGAACGCGTTCGGGTCGACCGTGTCCCGGCCCGCGTTGACCAGCTCCTCGCGGGTGAAGGTGAGCAGGTCCGGGTTCTCCCGGCGGGCCTTTTTCCACCACCCGTCGAAATGCCGGGACGAGACCACCTCGGCGGGGATCTTCGCGTCGTAGAGCGAGAAGACCACCTCGTCGTCGACGGCGATGTCCCGCCGCCGCGCCCGGTTCTCGATCTCGGCGATCTGCCGCAGCAGCCGCCGGTTCGCCTCGAAGAACTTGTGGTGGGTCTCCCAGTCCCCCTCGACCAGGGCGTGCCTGATGAACAGCTCGCGCGAGACCTCCGGGTCGACCTTGCTGTACCCCACCCGGCGGCGCGGCACGATCGGCAGCCCGTAGAGCGTGACCTTCTCGAAGGCCATCACGGCACCCAGCTGGCGATCCCAGTGCGGTTCGCTGTAGGAGCGTTTGACCAGGTGGGGGGCGAGTTTCTCGGCCCACTCCGGCTCGATCCGGGCGTTCACCCGGGCCCACAACCGGCTGGTCTCGACCAGCTCGGCTGACATCACCCAGCGCGGCTGCCGCTTGAACAGCACCGAGCCCGGGAAGATCGCGAACTTGGCGCCCCGCGCCCCGAGATATTCGCGCTTGTCGGTGTCCTTGAGCCCGATGTGGCTGAGCAGACCCGCGAGGAGGGCGGTGTGCACTGGTTGCGGCGCGACTCCCGCTTCCCAGTCCTCGGTGAGCGAGAGCTTGAGGGTACGCGCGACCTGCCGCAGCTGCGTGTAGATGTCCTGCCACTCCCGCACGCGCAGATAGTTCAGGAACTCCGAGCGGCACAGCCGGCGGAACTGGTTGCCGGACAGCTCCCGCTGTTTCTCCCGCAGGTAGCGCCACAGGTTGAGGTAGGTGAAGAAGTCCGATTCCTTGTCCACGAACCGGGCGTGTTTCTCGTCGGCCTGCTGCTTCTTGTCGGCCGGGCGCTCGCGCGGGTCCTGGATCGACAGCGCCGCGGCGATCACCATCACCTCGGCGACGCACTCCTGCCTGTCCGCCTCGATGACCATGCGGGCCAGCCGCGGGTCGACCGGCAGCTGGGCGAGCTGGCGGCCGAGCGGGGTGAGATCGCCCTTGTCGAGGGCGCCGAGCTCCTCCAGCAGCTTGATGCCGTCGGTGATGTTGCGCCGGTCCGGCGGGTCGATGAACGGGAACTTGGCCAGGTCACCGAGCCCGAGGTTGGTCATCTGGAGGATCACCGACGCGAGGTTCGTCCGCAGGATCTCCGGTTCGGTGAACTCCGGCCGGCCCTCGAAGTCCTCCTCCGAGTAGAGCCGGACGCAGATGCCGTCCGAGGTCCGGCCGCACCGGCCCTTCCGCTGGTTGGCGCTGGCCTGGGAGACCGGCTCGATGGGCAGCCGTTGCACCTTGAGCCGGTGCGAGTACCTGCTGATCCGGGCGGTGCCCGGGTCGATCACGTACCGGATGCCGGGCACCGTCAGCGAGGTCTCGGCCACGTTGGTGGCCAGCACGATCCGGCGGCC
This window of the Actinoplanes oblitus genome carries:
- a CDS encoding LamG-like jellyroll fold domain-containing protein, with the protein product MKMFTLSTLVLLTVPALAAPAAAAPVVDPPPTLVARYNFDGGATAGKISDLSGRGSSLTVRGADNGTVAINTEGAGRYAAFPAVCPATGTCGKALLEAPNDADLNPGTRNFRWAASVRVTQAQLHGKANVMQKGLAGADSVWKLQLTGKTGRAQCAMTGKGTGQTFTATSARPLADGSWHKIVCERTATSLSISVDGNPGSRTTIPATLSVDNTMPLRIGGPNFGASSDMYHGQLDDVYIQLG
- the hrpA gene encoding ATP-dependent RNA helicase HrpA, which codes for MSISELRSRISELLPRDEHRLRRRLDGTRRIRDDDARSAALAEIAAEVERARLRLETRLGAVPPISYPEALPVSARKDDIAAAIRDHQVVVVAGETGSGKTTQLPKICLELGRGVRGQIGHTQPRRIAARTVAERIAEELDRPLGSTVGYKVRFTDQVGEDTLVKVMTDGILLAEIQTDRMLRRYDTLIIDEAHERSLNIDFILGYLRDLLPKRPDLKIVITSATIETQRFAEHFADAEGKPAPVIEVSGRTYPVEVRYRPLVTTTLIDEDDDEVREEPIDQIEGIAAAVDELPTDGDILVFMSGEREIRDTADALTRKDLRNTEVVPLYGRLSAAEQHKVFERHTGRRIVLATNVAETSLTVPGIRYVIDPGTARISRYSHRLKVQRLPIEPVSQASANQRKGRCGRTSDGICVRLYSEEDFEGRPEFTEPEILRTNLASVILQMTNLGLGDLAKFPFIDPPDRRNITDGIKLLEELGALDKGDLTPLGRQLAQLPVDPRLARMVIEADRQECVAEVMVIAAALSIQDPRERPADKKQQADEKHARFVDKESDFFTYLNLWRYLREKQRELSGNQFRRLCRSEFLNYLRVREWQDIYTQLRQVARTLKLSLTEDWEAGVAPQPVHTALLAGLLSHIGLKDTDKREYLGARGAKFAIFPGSVLFKRQPRWVMSAELVETSRLWARVNARIEPEWAEKLAPHLVKRSYSEPHWDRQLGAVMAFEKVTLYGLPIVPRRRVGYSKVDPEVSRELFIRHALVEGDWETHHKFFEANRRLLRQIAEIENRARRRDIAVDDEVVFSLYDAKIPAEVVSSRHFDGWWKKARRENPDLLTFTREELVNAGRDTVDPNAFPDAWLAGGVKLPLRYEFDPGKHADGVTVRLPLDLINKVDAEDFGWSVPGFRKDVVIALIRALPKAMRTSFVPVPDWAEAVLDRIPARRGPLPDAVGNELRRLTGTIVPRDAWRPDQVPDHLRMNFRIVNESGEVVAEGRDLEVLRRELAPKVRATISRAAGDLERTGITTNDFGALPHRVEQVRGGYRVNVWPALVDEGASVGVKVFETEAEQRIAMRAGTRRLLLLTLPPAARFLQGRLDNRAKLELSRANPYRSIADLLDDCAGAAVDKLVADAGGPVWSSVEFASLRDTVREDLVDAVANVVTQVQAVLATAYEVDQRVRQVKDPMLLPALTDIRQQLKGLVYPGFVTETGWRQLHHMPRYLRGISYRLDRLGGSAGRDRQLITAIQEIEAEYRELKAEAAPGGPAAEGLREIRWMIEELRINLFAQTLGTAYPVSDKRIFKAMDALPL
- a CDS encoding DUF6401 family natural product biosynthesis protein, giving the protein MTNESIAFAAVTADSYLDEMMARVGVDGLAAAFAEPGLLAVVDQHAAAVREALLDAGRTIDAEGLAAYARSIAAAAVRMSRPLPEPGGAPTTVAGWSGAGWPLLRLVAVCLIAESAGLL